A single Micromonospora luteifusca DNA region contains:
- a CDS encoding sugar isomerase domain-containing protein: MTVSAEDYLAVVTETIGRVAAGQREAVGRAADLIAEAVRADGVVHAFGTGHSEALAMEIAGRAGGLVPTNRIALRDLVLIGGEPAERLGPMLERDPEVAHRLYELAPVRPTDVFVLASNSGVNGAMVEFAMLVKERGHALVAITSAQHSGRMTSRHPSGRKLGDLADVVLDNGAPYGDATLPLPGGGAVGAVSSITAALLAQQITVEVVARLLAAGERPPVYLSANIPDGDAHNNELEARYAGRIRRGS, translated from the coding sequence ATGACGGTGAGTGCCGAGGACTATCTGGCCGTGGTGACCGAGACGATCGGGCGGGTGGCCGCCGGTCAGCGGGAGGCGGTGGGGCGGGCCGCCGACCTGATCGCCGAGGCTGTGCGCGCCGACGGCGTGGTGCACGCGTTCGGCACCGGGCATTCGGAGGCGCTCGCGATGGAGATCGCCGGCCGGGCGGGCGGTCTGGTGCCGACCAACCGGATCGCGCTCCGCGACCTGGTGCTGATCGGTGGCGAACCGGCCGAGCGGCTCGGTCCGATGTTGGAACGGGACCCGGAGGTCGCGCACCGCCTCTACGAGCTGGCCCCGGTGCGGCCCACCGACGTCTTCGTGCTCGCCTCGAACTCCGGGGTCAACGGCGCGATGGTGGAGTTCGCCATGCTGGTGAAGGAGCGCGGCCACGCTCTGGTAGCGATCACCTCGGCGCAGCACTCCGGCCGGATGACCTCCCGCCACCCGTCCGGACGCAAGCTGGGCGACCTCGCCGACGTGGTGCTCGACAACGGTGCGCCGTACGGTGACGCGACGTTGCCGCTGCCCGGCGGTGGCGCGGTCGGCGCGGTTTCCTCGATCACCGCCGCGCTGCTGGCTCAGCAGATCACCGTGGAGGTGGTGGCGCGGTTGCTGGCGGCGGGGGAGCGGCCGCCGGTCTACCTGTCGGCGA
- a CDS encoding pirin family protein: MTAPAPAVDVRRGEDRFATRISWLDSKHSFSFSRHYDPANTHHGLLLVNNDDVVHPGAGFETHPHQDMEIITWVLRGSLVHQDSTGHSGVIYPGLAQRMSAGTGILHSEKNDAWRLNNQEPHTDPVHFVQMWVLPDEEGVDPGYEQLEIEDELLRGGLVPIASGMDRYDGASAIRIRNRYATLHAARLAPGDEVTIPDAPFVHLYVPNGTVILEDSGPLGTGDAARLTRTGGRRVTADEPAEILVWEMHATVA, from the coding sequence GTGACCGCCCCCGCCCCCGCGGTCGACGTCCGCCGTGGTGAGGATCGCTTCGCCACCCGGATCTCCTGGCTCGACTCCAAGCACTCGTTCTCGTTCTCCCGGCACTACGACCCGGCCAACACCCACCACGGTCTGCTGCTGGTCAACAACGACGACGTGGTGCACCCGGGGGCCGGCTTCGAAACCCACCCGCACCAGGACATGGAGATCATCACCTGGGTGCTGCGCGGCTCCCTGGTGCATCAGGACTCCACCGGGCACTCCGGGGTGATCTACCCGGGCCTGGCCCAGCGGATGAGCGCCGGCACCGGCATTCTGCACTCCGAGAAGAACGACGCCTGGCGGCTCAACAACCAGGAGCCGCACACCGACCCGGTCCACTTCGTGCAGATGTGGGTGCTCCCCGACGAGGAGGGCGTCGACCCCGGTTACGAACAGCTGGAGATCGAGGACGAGCTGCTCCGTGGCGGCCTGGTGCCGATCGCCTCCGGGATGGACCGCTACGACGGGGCGTCGGCGATTCGGATCCGCAACCGGTACGCGACTCTGCACGCCGCCCGTCTCGCCCCCGGCGACGAGGTCACCATCCCCGACGCGCCCTTCGTGCACCTGTATGTGCCCAACGGCACGGTGATCCTGGAGGACAGCGGCCCGCTCGGCACCGGCGACGCGGCCCGGCTCACCAGGACCGGCGGCCGGCGGGTCACCGCCGACGAACCAGCCGAGATCCTCGTCTGGGAGATGCACGCCACCGTCGCCTGA
- a CDS encoding aminoglycoside N(3)-acetyltransferase — translation MTADAGRPGTRRSVAAQLRVLGVRPGATLLVHAALRPLGFVCGGPHAVVLALRDALGPDGTIVVPTHTPDNSDPAGWRNPPVPADWWPLIRAEMPGFDPVVTPSRFMGVLAETVRGWPGAMRSSHPHVSFAALGPAAEQVVAGHTLGDMLGEGSPLARLYDLDADVLLLGVDHSVSTSLHLAEYRCSGSPREQVGAAARTGDGGREWVWWQDVRLDADDFDALGRDLEATGAVRTGPVGAGTGRLMRQRAAVDFAVRWLARNRTTEDA, via the coding sequence GTGACGGCGGACGCCGGCAGGCCGGGCACTCGGCGTTCGGTCGCCGCGCAGCTGCGGGTGCTGGGCGTACGCCCCGGCGCGACGCTGCTGGTGCACGCCGCGCTGCGTCCGCTGGGATTCGTCTGCGGCGGGCCGCACGCGGTGGTGCTCGCCCTGCGCGACGCGCTCGGCCCCGACGGCACGATCGTGGTGCCCACCCACACGCCGGACAACAGCGACCCCGCGGGGTGGCGCAACCCGCCGGTGCCGGCGGACTGGTGGCCGCTGATCCGCGCCGAGATGCCAGGCTTCGACCCGGTGGTCACGCCGAGCCGGTTCATGGGGGTGCTCGCCGAGACGGTTCGCGGCTGGCCCGGCGCCATGCGCAGTTCGCATCCGCACGTGTCGTTCGCCGCGCTCGGGCCGGCCGCCGAGCAGGTGGTGGCCGGGCACACCCTGGGCGACATGCTCGGTGAGGGCTCGCCGCTGGCCCGGCTCTACGACCTGGACGCCGACGTGTTGCTGCTGGGCGTGGACCACTCCGTGAGCACCTCGCTGCACCTGGCCGAATATCGCTGCTCCGGTTCGCCCCGTGAGCAGGTGGGCGCCGCGGCGCGTACCGGCGACGGTGGTCGCGAATGGGTGTGGTGGCAGGACGTACGGCTCGACGCGGACGACTTCGACGCGTTGGGCAGGGACCTGGAGGCCACCGGGGCGGTTCGCACCGGACCGGTCGGCGCCGGGACCGGCAGGTTGATGCGCCAGCGGGCGGCGGTCGACTTCGCGGTGCGCTGGCTGGCCCGCAACCGGACGACGGAGGACGCATGA
- a CDS encoding DUF4097 family beta strand repeat-containing protein — MALHRTTTPRRRRTVAPVALGLAATLIVLAGCDNLSFRRLDYDNTEEVQITTIRLSGGSGDVVVRGTGPASQVRIKRVVRYQGGEPDNARYEIKGSELVLDTNCGSRCSISYEVTVPEGVAVQGETSSGNIELSRVSAVDLRVSSGDVRISGASGALGVEAQSGNIEVSEAAAAVRLRASSGDISARRLSGTVDAEATSGNVNVELDKPASARVQASSGDVTLLVPEGSYRVRANANSGDKTVTVTDNPAASLMLDGSASSGNLTIRQR, encoded by the coding sequence ATGGCACTACACCGGACCACCACCCCGCGCCGTCGTCGCACCGTCGCTCCCGTCGCGCTGGGCCTCGCCGCCACCCTCATCGTGCTCGCCGGGTGCGACAACCTGTCGTTCCGCCGGCTCGACTACGACAACACCGAGGAAGTCCAGATCACCACGATTCGCCTGTCGGGTGGTTCGGGCGACGTGGTGGTCCGCGGCACCGGCCCGGCGTCCCAGGTGCGGATCAAGCGGGTGGTGCGCTACCAGGGCGGTGAACCCGACAACGCCCGGTACGAGATCAAGGGCAGCGAGCTGGTGCTGGACACCAACTGCGGCTCGCGGTGCAGCATCTCGTACGAGGTGACGGTGCCGGAGGGCGTGGCGGTGCAGGGCGAGACCAGCTCCGGCAACATCGAGCTGAGCCGGGTAAGCGCGGTGGACCTACGGGTGAGCTCGGGCGACGTGCGGATCTCCGGTGCGTCGGGCGCGCTCGGGGTGGAGGCCCAATCCGGCAACATCGAGGTGAGCGAGGCCGCTGCCGCGGTACGGCTGCGCGCCTCGTCCGGAGACATCAGCGCACGCCGGCTGAGCGGCACGGTCGACGCGGAGGCCACCTCTGGCAATGTGAACGTCGAGCTGGACAAGCCCGCCTCGGCCCGGGTCCAGGCGTCCAGCGGTGACGTCACGCTGCTGGTGCCGGAGGGCAGCTACCGGGTCCGAGCCAACGCCAACTCCGGCGACAAGACCGTCACCGTCACCGACAACCCGGCGGCGTCCCTGATGCTCGACGGTTCGGCCAGCAGCGGCAATCTCACGATCCGCCAGCGTTGA
- the recO gene encoding DNA repair protein RecO encodes MAGYRRQLYRDDAVVLRVQKLGESDRIITLLTRRHGRLRAVARGIRRTTSKFGARLEPFGHVDLQLAGDPKGNHGSSLHTVSQVEGIELYGKRFLGDYPRYTAASAIAETAERLTPVEREPSLRLFQLTVGALKALSRGEHDTTLVLDAYLLRGMSLAGWAPALIACAVCGTPGRHRAFSVPAGGAVCPDCRPPGAAHPAPATIDLMSALTTGDWVVADATDSGVRRECSGLVAAHLQWHLERALRSLPLVDRGPSVAGTAPSPEGTGAVVLQPRGDIEAGADSASRE; translated from the coding sequence ATGGCCGGGTATCGCCGACAGCTCTACCGCGACGACGCGGTGGTGCTGCGTGTGCAGAAACTCGGCGAGTCCGACCGGATCATCACCCTGCTCACCCGCCGGCACGGCCGGCTGCGCGCGGTGGCCCGGGGGATCCGCCGCACCACCAGCAAGTTCGGTGCCCGGCTGGAGCCGTTCGGCCACGTCGACCTCCAACTCGCTGGCGACCCGAAGGGCAACCACGGCAGCTCACTGCACACCGTCAGCCAGGTCGAGGGCATCGAGCTGTACGGCAAACGGTTCCTGGGGGATTACCCCCGCTACACGGCGGCCAGCGCGATCGCCGAGACGGCCGAACGGCTGACCCCGGTCGAGCGGGAGCCGTCGCTACGGCTGTTCCAGCTCACCGTGGGCGCACTGAAGGCGCTGTCCCGGGGCGAACATGACACCACCCTGGTGCTCGACGCGTACCTGCTGCGCGGGATGTCCCTCGCGGGCTGGGCGCCGGCGCTGATCGCCTGCGCGGTGTGCGGCACCCCCGGGCGGCACCGGGCGTTCTCCGTGCCGGCCGGCGGCGCGGTCTGCCCGGATTGTCGGCCGCCCGGGGCGGCCCACCCCGCGCCGGCCACCATCGACCTGATGTCCGCGCTGACCACCGGCGACTGGGTGGTCGCCGACGCCACCGACTCCGGCGTACGCCGGGAGTGCAGTGGGCTGGTCGCGGCTCACCTGCAGTGGCACCTGGAGCGCGCGTTACGCTCGCTGCCGCTGGTCGACCGGGGTCCCTCGGTGGCCGGCACGGCCCCGTCACCGGAAGGCACCGGGGCCGTGGTGCTCCAGCCACGTGGCGACATCGAGGCCGGGGCGGACAGCGCGAGCAGGGAGTGA
- a CDS encoding energy-coupling factor transporter transmembrane component T family protein, which yields MISIEPVAAPGAPLARRNPVAKVAAALVFSFTLLATLDPVAPAIAIALELAVLPLFGIGYRVLARRAMPLLLSAAGILVTLVLFAADRSGRVLLDAGPVLVTTGVLLTALGLVLRVFAVALPGVIVFATTDPTDLADALIQNAKAPARFAIGALAAFRLVPLLGQEWQMISMARRARGVDAGRNPFAKLRLFASTAFALLVGAIRRGTRLAVAMDARGFDAGTPRTVARRQRFTRADALLIAGAVVLAGAALTTSVLLGTFRPLIS from the coding sequence ATGATCAGCATCGAGCCGGTCGCGGCGCCCGGTGCGCCGCTGGCCCGCCGCAACCCGGTGGCGAAGGTGGCCGCTGCGCTGGTCTTCTCGTTCACCCTGCTGGCCACCCTGGACCCGGTCGCCCCGGCGATCGCCATCGCGCTCGAACTCGCCGTGCTGCCGCTGTTCGGCATCGGCTACCGGGTGCTGGCCCGGCGGGCCATGCCACTGCTGCTCAGTGCCGCCGGCATCCTGGTCACCCTGGTGCTCTTCGCCGCCGACCGGTCCGGCCGGGTCCTCCTCGACGCCGGCCCGGTGCTGGTGACCACCGGCGTGCTGCTCACCGCGCTCGGCCTGGTGCTGCGGGTCTTCGCGGTGGCCCTGCCCGGTGTGATCGTGTTTGCGACCACCGACCCCACCGACCTGGCCGACGCACTGATTCAGAACGCGAAGGCACCGGCCCGCTTCGCCATCGGGGCGTTGGCCGCGTTCCGGCTGGTGCCGCTGCTCGGCCAGGAGTGGCAGATGATCAGCATGGCCCGACGCGCGCGAGGCGTCGACGCCGGACGCAACCCGTTCGCGAAGCTGCGACTGTTCGCCTCCACCGCGTTCGCACTGCTGGTCGGGGCGATCCGCCGGGGCACCCGCCTCGCCGTCGCGATGGACGCGCGCGGCTTCGACGCCGGCACACCCCGGACCGTCGCCCGCCGCCAGCGCTTCACCCGGGCCGACGCCCTCCTCATCGCCGGGGCGGTCGTGCTGGCCGGTGCCGCCCTGACGACAAGCGTCCTCCTAGGCACCTTCCGCCCCCTAATCAGCTAA
- a CDS encoding MTH1187 family thiamine-binding protein produces MLIAFSVTPLGVGESVGDLVAEAVRVVRDCGLPNRTDAMFTTIEGEWDEVMAVVKRAVDVVAAQAPRVSVVLKADIRPGVTDALTAKVAHVEDRLAQG; encoded by the coding sequence ATGCTGATCGCGTTCTCGGTAACTCCGCTCGGTGTCGGTGAGTCCGTCGGTGACCTGGTCGCCGAGGCGGTGCGGGTGGTCCGCGACTGCGGCCTGCCCAACCGCACCGATGCCATGTTCACCACCATCGAGGGTGAGTGGGACGAGGTGATGGCGGTCGTCAAGCGGGCTGTCGACGTGGTCGCCGCGCAGGCGCCCCGGGTGAGTGTGGTGCTCAAGGCCGACATCCGACCGGGGGTGACCGACGCGCTCACTGCGAAGGTGGCGCACGTGGAGGATCGACTGGCCCAGGGCTGA
- a CDS encoding ABC transporter ATP-binding protein translates to MGGVLLRGFGWRHAGRRAWALRGVDLRVEAGERVLLLGPSGAGKSTLLSALAGLLPEDSGEQEGLVEIDGLDPRKGRERVGIVFQDPETQLVMARCGDDVAFGLENRGVPTDEIWPRVDEALHRVGFPYPRDRNTAALSGGEQQRLALAGALALRPELLLLDEPTANLDPAGADLVRQAVARALDADTTLILVEHRVAEALPLVDRVVVLEPGGGVRADGTPEAVFAAHGAALAAEGVWVPGHPIAPRPATAAPGDLLLTADRLGLPPRLGSTDLAVRAGEALAVRGPNGAGKSTLALLLGGLLRPGTGRVTASAELAGTDHRTPPHRWRAPALARRIGSVFQDPEHQFVTSTVFDELALGPRRTGQPEAAVKETVAGLLERLRLAALAAANPYTLSGGEARRLSVATALATAPRLLICDEPTFGQDRRTWRELVDLFADLRDAGHGVVAVTHDADFVAALADRTVTLQRAATSDGPADPAGDRAGRPAIQPGRDDIR, encoded by the coding sequence GTGGGCGGGGTTTTGCTGCGGGGGTTTGGGTGGCGGCACGCTGGGCGGCGCGCGTGGGCTCTGCGCGGGGTTGACCTGCGGGTTGAGGCTGGGGAGCGGGTTCTGCTGCTCGGGCCGTCGGGGGCCGGCAAGAGCACCCTGCTCAGCGCGCTGGCCGGGCTGCTGCCCGAGGACTCCGGCGAGCAGGAGGGCCTCGTCGAGATCGACGGGCTCGACCCGCGCAAGGGACGGGAACGGGTCGGCATCGTCTTCCAGGACCCGGAGACCCAACTGGTCATGGCGCGCTGCGGCGACGACGTCGCGTTCGGGCTGGAGAACCGAGGGGTACCGACCGACGAGATCTGGCCCCGCGTGGACGAAGCGCTGCACCGCGTCGGCTTCCCGTACCCCCGCGACCGCAACACCGCCGCGCTCTCCGGCGGCGAACAACAACGCCTCGCCCTGGCCGGCGCGCTGGCCCTGCGCCCCGAGTTGCTGCTGCTCGACGAACCAACCGCCAACCTCGATCCGGCCGGAGCCGACCTGGTCCGACAGGCGGTGGCCCGTGCACTCGACGCCGACACCACGCTGATCCTGGTCGAGCACCGGGTCGCCGAGGCACTGCCGCTGGTCGACCGGGTGGTCGTCCTGGAGCCCGGCGGCGGGGTCCGCGCCGACGGCACGCCCGAGGCCGTCTTCGCCGCACACGGTGCCGCCCTGGCCGCCGAGGGGGTCTGGGTGCCCGGTCACCCCATCGCGCCCCGGCCGGCCACCGCCGCGCCCGGGGACCTCCTGCTCACCGCCGACCGGCTCGGCCTGCCACCCCGGCTGGGCTCCACCGACCTGGCGGTACGCGCCGGCGAGGCACTCGCCGTACGCGGACCCAACGGCGCCGGCAAGTCCACCCTGGCGTTGCTGCTCGGCGGTCTGCTCCGGCCCGGCACCGGGCGGGTCACCGCATCCGCCGAACTGGCCGGCACGGACCACCGCACTCCCCCGCACCGCTGGCGGGCCCCCGCGCTGGCCCGCCGGATCGGGTCGGTCTTCCAGGATCCGGAACACCAGTTCGTCACCAGCACCGTCTTCGACGAGCTGGCGCTGGGCCCACGCCGGACCGGTCAACCCGAGGCGGCCGTCAAGGAAACAGTGGCCGGGCTGCTGGAACGGCTGCGACTGGCCGCGCTCGCCGCCGCCAACCCGTACACCCTCTCCGGTGGTGAGGCGCGGCGGCTGAGCGTGGCGACCGCCCTGGCCACCGCGCCACGTCTGCTGATCTGCGACGAACCCACCTTCGGTCAGGACCGGCGGACCTGGCGGGAGCTGGTCGACCTCTTCGCCGACCTGCGCGACGCCGGGCACGGCGTGGTCGCGGTTACCCATGACGCGGACTTCGTCGCCGCGCTCGCCGACCGCACCGTCACCCTCCAACGGGCCGCGACCAGCGACGGCCCGGCCGACCCGGCAGGTGATCGGGCAGGCCGGCCGGCGATCCAGCCTGGCCGGGACGACATCCGATGA
- a CDS encoding thioredoxin reductase: MGVEVRDLRYKMIMALNAADLGDPMCEQVADICAEIAEQHCAEFGHTPQLRTGEIAELATGDPALTWAPTTSDTGQRAW; encoded by the coding sequence ATGGGGGTGGAAGTGCGGGACCTTCGGTACAAGATGATCATGGCGTTGAACGCGGCTGACCTCGGTGATCCGATGTGCGAGCAGGTAGCCGACATCTGTGCCGAGATCGCCGAGCAGCACTGCGCCGAATTCGGTCACACACCGCAGCTGCGTACCGGCGAGATCGCCGAGCTGGCCACCGGCGACCCGGCCCTGACCTGGGCGCCGACGACCTCCGACACCGGGCAGCGTGCCTGGTGA
- a CDS encoding ECF transporter S component, whose translation MKSTTDTSRWRTIDIVVASVIAVAFGVIFWAWGLVWSATEGAFAFFPPAQTLLYGVWLMPAVIGGLVIRKPGAALYCETVAAVLSALLGSQWAGTVIPQGIVQGIGAELAFAAFRYRSFRLPTAMLAGALTGLSAALFDFFVWNVDYALTDYRIPYALLTIVSATVIAGVGGWLLTRALANTGVLDRFPVAQDRALI comes from the coding sequence ATGAAATCCACCACCGACACCAGCCGCTGGCGGACCATCGACATCGTGGTCGCCTCGGTGATCGCGGTCGCCTTCGGCGTCATCTTCTGGGCGTGGGGCCTGGTCTGGAGCGCCACCGAAGGTGCGTTCGCCTTCTTCCCGCCGGCGCAGACACTGCTCTACGGCGTCTGGCTGATGCCGGCCGTGATCGGCGGTCTGGTCATCCGCAAGCCCGGCGCCGCGCTCTACTGCGAGACGGTGGCCGCGGTCCTCTCCGCACTGCTGGGCAGCCAGTGGGCCGGCACGGTCATCCCGCAGGGCATCGTGCAGGGCATCGGCGCCGAGCTGGCGTTCGCCGCCTTCCGGTACCGGTCGTTCCGCCTGCCGACCGCGATGCTTGCCGGCGCGCTGACGGGCCTCAGCGCCGCGCTGTTCGACTTCTTCGTCTGGAACGTCGACTACGCGCTGACCGACTACCGCATCCCGTACGCGCTGCTCACCATCGTCAGCGCCACCGTGATCGCTGGCGTCGGCGGCTGGCTGCTGACCCGGGCCCTGGCCAACACGGGAGTCCTGGACCGCTTCCCGGTAGCCCAGGACCGCGCACTCATCTGA
- a CDS encoding alpha/beta fold hydrolase: protein MRVDARGLTFEVTAGGPPDGVPALLLHGFPQHSGEWDDVVPTLHAAGLRTYALDQRGYSPGARPTGVADYRIPELAADVVAVLDALGLDAVHLVGHDWGAVVAWAVAAGHPDRVRTLTAVSVPHPAAMAQALANDTQQKARSSYIALFRKPDKAEKVLLAWHATALRKLLGGVGDAPRVDRYADPMREPGALTAALNWYRAMSRADLAGVGPVAIPTTYVWSDRDVAIGRTAAEACAANVTGEYRFVQLPGVSHWIPDTAPGPLAEAILARAGGTA, encoded by the coding sequence ATGCGGGTCGACGCGCGAGGTCTCACGTTCGAGGTAACCGCCGGCGGTCCGCCGGACGGCGTACCCGCTCTGCTGCTGCACGGCTTCCCGCAGCACAGCGGCGAATGGGACGACGTCGTGCCGACGCTGCACGCGGCCGGGCTGCGCACGTACGCGCTGGACCAGCGCGGCTACTCGCCGGGCGCCCGGCCGACCGGGGTGGCCGACTACCGCATCCCCGAGCTGGCCGCCGACGTGGTGGCGGTGCTCGACGCTCTCGGGCTGGACGCCGTCCACCTGGTCGGCCACGACTGGGGCGCGGTCGTGGCGTGGGCGGTCGCCGCCGGGCACCCGGATCGGGTCCGCACGCTGACCGCGGTGTCCGTGCCACATCCGGCGGCCATGGCGCAGGCCCTGGCCAACGACACTCAGCAGAAGGCCCGCTCGTCGTACATTGCGCTGTTCCGTAAACCGGACAAGGCCGAGAAGGTGCTGCTGGCGTGGCACGCGACCGCGCTGCGCAAGCTGCTCGGCGGGGTGGGCGACGCGCCCCGGGTGGACCGCTACGCCGACCCGATGCGCGAGCCGGGGGCCCTCACCGCCGCGCTGAACTGGTACCGGGCGATGTCCCGCGCCGACCTGGCCGGCGTCGGCCCGGTCGCGATTCCCACCACGTACGTCTGGAGTGATCGGGACGTCGCCATCGGCCGGACCGCCGCCGAGGCGTGCGCGGCGAACGTCACAGGTGAATACCGCTTCGTGCAGTTGCCCGGGGTGAGTCACTGGATCCCGGACACGGCGCCCGGCCCGCTCGCCGAGGCGATCCTGGCCCGAGCCGGCGGAACGGCCTGA
- a CDS encoding isoprenyl transferase, with the protein MIRSKKAGRREPTPPTPHPSGARPPALPTEAVPKHVAVVMDGNGRWAKERGLARTKGHEAGEHSLFDTIEGAIEMGIPYLSVYAFSTENWRRSPDEVRFLMGFNRDVIRRRRDQLVDLGVRVVWSGRTGRLWKSVISELQTAEEMSRDNSTLTLQFCVNYGGQAEIGDAAAAIARDVAAGRLDPAKVSEKTVAKYLYHPEVPEVDLFLRPSGEERISNFLLWQAAYAELVFLDTLWPDFDRRHLWYACELYAQRDRRFGGALPNPVAPVV; encoded by the coding sequence GTGATCCGATCGAAGAAGGCCGGCCGGCGCGAGCCGACGCCGCCGACACCGCATCCGTCCGGCGCCCGGCCGCCAGCGCTGCCCACCGAAGCGGTGCCGAAGCACGTGGCGGTGGTGATGGACGGCAACGGTCGCTGGGCCAAGGAACGCGGGCTGGCTCGCACCAAGGGGCACGAGGCGGGGGAGCACAGCCTCTTCGACACCATCGAGGGTGCCATCGAGATGGGCATCCCGTACCTGTCGGTGTACGCGTTCTCCACCGAGAACTGGCGGCGCTCGCCCGACGAGGTCCGGTTCCTGATGGGGTTCAACCGGGACGTGATCCGTCGCCGCCGCGACCAACTGGTCGACCTCGGCGTCCGGGTGGTCTGGTCGGGTCGGACCGGGCGGTTGTGGAAGAGCGTCATCTCCGAGTTGCAGACCGCCGAGGAGATGTCCCGCGACAACTCGACGTTGACCCTGCAGTTCTGCGTCAACTACGGCGGGCAGGCCGAGATCGGCGACGCCGCCGCCGCGATCGCCCGCGACGTGGCGGCCGGCCGGCTGGATCCGGCGAAGGTCAGTGAGAAGACCGTCGCCAAATACCTCTACCACCCGGAGGTCCCGGAGGTGGACCTGTTCCTGCGCCCCTCCGGGGAGGAACGGATCTCCAACTTCCTGCTCTGGCAGGCCGCGTACGCGGAGCTGGTCTTCCTGGACACGCTCTGGCCCGACTTCGATCGCCGCCACCTCTGGTATGCGTGCGAGTTGTACGCGCAGCGGGACCGACGCTTCGGCGGAGCGCTGCCCAACCCGGTCGCCCCGGTCGTCTGA
- the gndA gene encoding NADP-dependent phosphogluconate dehydrogenase, producing MAEQATAQIGVTGLAVMGRNLARNLARNGFTVAVHNRSPERTRSLVAEHGDEGTFVPGETMAEFVASLERPRAVIVMVKAGAPTDAVIDELVPLLEEGDIIVDCGNAHFADTRRREEALRTQGLHFSGTGVSGGEEGALLGPSIMPGGSTESYAKLGPMFEKIAAQVDGVPCCRHIGPDGAGHFVKMVHNGIEYADMQLIAEAYDLLRAGLGADPAEIAEIFRDWNNGELESFLIEITADVLAHTDAATGRSFVDIVQDRAEQKGTGRWTVQSALDLGIPITGIAEATFARSLSGHVDQREAARRAFPDAGEKWQVADRNAFVEDVRRALLASKIVAYAQGFDHIRAGSQEYDWDIDLGGMATIWRGGCIIRARFLDRIREAYDEQPDLPTLLVAPYFAEAVGAGVPSWRRVVADAARAGVPTPAFSSSLAYFDALRAERLPAALIQGLRDNFGAHTYQRVDREGSFHTTWAGDRTESPA from the coding sequence ATGGCTGAACAGGCGACGGCGCAGATCGGTGTGACCGGGTTGGCGGTGATGGGCCGAAACCTGGCCCGCAACCTGGCCCGCAACGGCTTCACGGTGGCAGTGCACAACCGCTCGCCGGAGCGCACTCGCAGTCTGGTCGCCGAGCATGGCGACGAGGGCACGTTCGTGCCGGGCGAGACGATGGCCGAGTTCGTGGCGTCGCTGGAACGGCCCCGCGCGGTGATCGTGATGGTCAAGGCGGGCGCTCCCACCGATGCGGTGATCGACGAGTTGGTGCCGCTGCTGGAGGAGGGCGACATCATCGTCGACTGTGGCAACGCGCATTTCGCCGACACCCGCCGTCGGGAGGAGGCGCTGCGCACGCAGGGGCTGCACTTCAGCGGCACCGGCGTTTCGGGTGGTGAGGAGGGTGCGCTGCTGGGGCCGAGCATCATGCCCGGCGGCTCCACCGAGTCGTACGCGAAGCTCGGGCCGATGTTCGAGAAGATCGCCGCCCAGGTGGACGGTGTGCCGTGCTGCAGGCACATCGGGCCGGACGGCGCCGGGCACTTCGTCAAGATGGTGCACAACGGCATCGAGTACGCCGACATGCAGCTCATCGCCGAGGCGTACGACCTGCTTCGGGCCGGTCTGGGCGCGGATCCAGCGGAGATCGCGGAGATCTTCCGCGACTGGAACAACGGCGAGTTGGAGTCGTTCCTCATCGAGATCACGGCCGACGTGCTCGCGCACACCGACGCGGCGACCGGCCGCTCGTTCGTCGACATCGTGCAGGACCGGGCCGAGCAGAAGGGCACCGGCCGGTGGACCGTGCAGAGTGCACTGGACCTGGGTATTCCGATCACCGGGATCGCCGAGGCGACCTTCGCCCGCTCGCTCTCCGGGCACGTCGACCAGCGGGAGGCCGCGCGGCGGGCGTTCCCGGACGCGGGTGAGAAGTGGCAGGTCGCGGACCGGAACGCCTTCGTCGAGGACGTTCGCCGCGCGCTGCTCGCCTCCAAGATCGTCGCGTACGCGCAGGGTTTCGACCACATTCGCGCCGGCAGCCAGGAGTACGACTGGGACATCGACCTGGGAGGCATGGCGACGATCTGGCGGGGCGGCTGCATCATCCGCGCCCGCTTCCTGGACCGGATCCGCGAGGCGTACGACGAACAGCCCGACCTGCCGACGCTGCTGGTGGCGCCGTACTTCGCCGAGGCGGTCGGCGCTGGCGTGCCGAGCTGGCGGCGGGTGGTGGCCGACGCGGCCCGGGCCGGTGTGCCGACGCCCGCGTTCTCGTCGTCGCTGGCGTACTTTGACGCGCTGCGCGCCGAGCGGCTGCCCGCCGCGCTGATCCAGGGCCTGCGGGACAACTTCGGTGCGCACACCTACCAGCGGGTGGACCGCGAGGGCTCGTTCCACACCACCTGGGCCGGCGACCGCACCGAGTCGCCTGCGTAG